AACAAATTCTTATGTCCATTGATCCCAATGTGCAACCTTGTGATGACTTTTATGGCTATGCCTGCAACAATTGGGAGGAACATCATACCGATACTCAGTATAAGGAAATAACCAGCCTATTGGATTACCAAATGAATAGGCAATTATTGAATATCATCGAGTCTGCATATCAATATCCTCTGGAGGCGATGAACGAATGccaaaatttcgtggaaaaaaCTCGCATTTACTACAAAGCCTGCATCTCGGAGCAAGAAAGAAATCTAAGGAAATATTTTGAGTATCTCAAACCAGCTAAGGGCATGGAATGGCCACTTTTGGCCTTGATTAAGGCTCAGCAACTTGGCAATATGAATTCTACGCCTTCTCATGGGGAGCCTAAAGAGTATTGCAGTGTATTTGCTCTGCTGGGCAAACTTCAAGGATATGGTCTCAACAATGTTCTCATAAGGCAGGAGATACACAGGACCCACAATGGTTCACTGCAAATAGTGCTGGATGTACCTCAGCCTATGGAGGATGAGGCAGATCTAGTCCCTGCTGCCTTTATGTTTTTGCTTATGACTTTGGGCATGGCTCAGGAAAACGCACCTAAATATGCGGAAAAAGTGGCTAAAAGCCATGCCTACTGGTCCGAGCTAAACCAGGAATATTCACCCTCCGAAAACGATGAAACGCTACAGTTGACCTATGCAGAACTTTCCCATTACTTTCCTCTATTGGCTGAATTCCTGCATAACCTTTTGCCTACGGAAATCCGCCATAATGACCAAATAGTCATAAGCAATGTGGCCTATTTCCAATTCATTACGCAGGTGAAAGAATGGAATGGCATTGAGACCCGAAAATTCATCAATTATTTAATGATCAGATTTCTATTCCATTTGGTTGCGGACACCAGCGGAAGCTTCAAAAAGATCGATTGCATCAAAGATCTGAGAAGAAAAATGGATTTGTCGGTAAACTATTTGTACTACTACCATCAGCCAAAGCTTAACCATCAACAACTGGAAGGGCTGTTTCAAAGTTTACACTATCATTATTTGGAAGTTCTGGCAGAGAATCATCTGAATCTCAGTGCAGAACAGCTGGCTGAGTTGCAAAGTAAGGTGAGCACCATTAGCGTAAATTTGGGTAATCTTCCTCCGAATCATAATATATACGAAATCAATGATTTCTACCGAGAGGTGCCTCCTTTGGACAAGCATAACTATTATAAGAATCATTTACTTCTGCTGCAACATCGTTTCCGTAAATCTCTGGTCTATCCGAAtaatcaaacatttttcatagccAACGACAATCGAGTGGGCAGCACCTCGGCCCCCATTTATATACCCAGACAGCATATGGTTATAGTGCCCCAAGGTTTGCTACAGCCGCCCTTATATCACCCCGGCTATGAACCCCTACTACAATGGTCCATGCTGGGTTTCCTGTTGGCTCACGAGTTCACCCATGCCATCGACCTAACAGGTGTACTGATTGACAATCATGGTTTTCTTCGTCCCAAATACCCAAGCATTTTGGATGATCCCAATTTGGACAAAGCCCTGGACTGTACTTTGCGGCAGATGCCTACAGATACCTTGGATGAGCGTATTGCCGATTTGGTAGGAGCTCGAGTGGCCATGCAGGCCTATATGCGCATAGGCAATTGGTCTCCTAGTAGCAAATATACCTCAATTCCTTGGAAGAAGCTATTCTTTCTAAATCTTTCGCAATTCTTTTGTGGCCGCAAAAATACCCAATTCGATGATCATGATGCAGATGATGTGCGTCTGCAATTAATTGCCATGAATTCAGATAACTTTGCCGAAGCATTTCAATGTCCAGTGGGTAGTAAAATGAATCCCAAGGAAAAGTGTCGTATTTATTAGTTAAGACATTGTTTTTAAtaaagaataggaaaaaaaatgtgaatGGTTTTAGGGAAATATGAAAGTGGATATGGGTTGTCACATAACGGCTttacaatgaacttttttctatgaaaaagttcttaGTGAAAaatctttctatgaaaaagttcatagttaacttttttctatgaaaatgttcataatgaacttttttctatgaaaaagttcataatgaacttttttctatgaaaaagttcataatgaacttttttctatgaaaaagttcataatgaacttttttaatgaaaaagttgctatgaaaaatttcataatgaactttttttatatgaaaaagttcataatgaactttttttatatgaaaaagttcataatgaacattttctatgaaacagttcataatgaacttttttctatgaaaacgttcataatgaacttttttctatgaaaacgttcataatgaacttttttctatcaaAAGTTCATAATAaactattttctatgaaaaagttgttagtgaatatttttctatgaaaaagttcataatgaatatttcttctatgaaaaagttcataatgaacttttttaatgaaaaagttgctatgaaaaatttcataatgaacatttttttatatgaaaaagttcataatgaacttttttctatgaaaaagttcataatgaactttcttctatgaaaaagttaatAGTGAACCTCTTTCTATGAGAAAGTTcttaattaacattttttctatgaaaaagttcataatgaactttttctaatgAAACAGGTTATAATGAACTTTTGTCTATGAGAATTTTCTTAATGACCTTTTtgtatgaaaaagttcataatgataaaggcaaaattttttgtacgaatcttttttttacgaaaaagttcataatgaacttttttctatgaaaagttcataatgaacttttttctatgaaaagttcataatgaacttttttctatgaaaagttcataatgaacttttttctatgaaaagttcataatgaacatttttctatgaaaaagttcataatgaactttttctatgaaaatgttaaTAATGAActagtttctataaaaaagatcataatatgaacttttttccattaaaaagttcataatagacttttttctatgaaaaagttcataataaactttattctataaaaaaagttcattttGAACTTTTGCATAGAAAAAGTTCACTAGTaactttttcattaaaaaagtacatttggaACTTTTGCATAGAAAAAATTCACTATTaactttttcattgaaaaaagttaattatgaactttttcatagaaaaacaaTCATTATGatcttttccataaaaaatgtttattacgaagtttttcataagaaaattcaatatgaacttttttcatagaaaaaagtttactataaactttttcatagaaaaaagttaaaagtgaacttttttctatgcaaaagttcagaatgaatttttttctatgaaaaagttcataataaacttttttctataaaaaagttcataatgaacttttttctatgaaaaagttcataatgaacttttttccaTGAAAAGtttataatgaacttttttctatggaaaaattcaaaattcataaaattttttatgaaaaagtttaTAGTGAAcctctttctatgaaaaagttcatagtgaacttttttctatgaaaaaggttataatgaacttttttctatgagaatTTTCTTAATGACCTTTTtgtatgaaaaagttcataatgataaaggcaaaattttttgtacgaatcttttttttacgaaaaagtcattaagaaaatttttcttatgaaaaagttcataatgtacttttttctatgaaaaagttcataataaacttttttctatgaaaacgttcataatgaatattttttctttgaaaaaattcataatgaacttttttctatgaaaaagttcaaaatgaactttttctataaaacagttcataatgaacttttttctataaaaacgttcataatgaacttttttttatgaaaaagttcatagtgaattttgttttttgttcatagtgaacttttttctatgaaaaagttcataataaaccattttctataaaatgtacatattgaacttttttctatgaaaaagttcataatgaatttttttcctatgaaaacgttcataatgaattttttcctatcaaaaagttcataatgaactttttcctatgaaaaagtacatgatgaaattttttttaatgaaaaagttAATAGTGAACTATTGtctatgaaaaagttcttaataaaaatttttctatgaaaaagttcataatgaactttttgctatgaaaaagatttttatgaacttttttctataaaaatgtttataatgaactatttcctatgaaaaagttcattatgaactacTTTCTATGAAATAGTTCATAATGAACTATTccttatgaaaaagttcataatgaactttttttataaaaaggttTGATAATGAACTATGTTAAtgaagttcattatgaactttttctatgcaAAAAGTTCATAAAAAGTTAATAGTGAACGTTtttccaatgaactttttctatgaaaaagttcataatgaacttttttctatgaaaaaattcgtaatgaacttttttctatgaaaagttcataatgaacttttttctatgaaaaagttaatagtgaacttttttctaataaaattttttctatgaaattttttctatgaaaaagttcataataaaccattttctataaaatgtacatattgaacttttttctatgaaaaagttcataatgaatttttttcctatGAAAAAGTTAAtagtgaacttttttctatgaaaaagttcataataaacttttttctatgaaaaagatcataatgaactttttttaatgAAGAAGTTAATAGTGAACTTTTTTGTAGGAAAAAGTttttcatgaacattttttctatgaaaaagttcatagtgaacttttttctatgaaaaagttcataatgaacttttttctatgaaaaagatcataatgaacttttttaatgAAGAATTTAATAGTGAACTTTTTTGTAGGAAAAAGTttttcatgaacattttttctatgaaaaagttcatagtgaacttttttctatgaaaaagttcataatgaacttttttctatgaagaaGTTCATaaagaacttttttctatgaaaaagttcataatgaactgttTTCTATGACCACTATGATacttttcaaccactgtgcgTGCACCTTTGTTAGCATACATTTTTTATCGTCCTTTTGATTTCTTTGATTTTCATACCATCGCATTATAATTTAACTGCAGGAAATGTTACACAAATTCTGTCACCTCATAGAACATTACGACACAAACAGATTCTACATtgagatatcggactataagcAAATAATAGTTCTCATTGCTCATAATGTCATTATTGTCATATTTGCAAacaattgttttaattaaagACAACCACTGATATCTTTCGCCCCATTGAGAGTATCTTTGATAAAgatatttaaaatgtttcatttCCTACCGATATGAAATGTTTATTAAATTGTCGCTTTTGGCATTATAtgtcaaaaaccaaaaaatataaaaaaacacacacacacacacacaaaaacatgACTCCATTGTCCTACTTTATGGCTAAAGGAGGGTAATTGCTGCCTATGATGGTTGGTTTTCCAAGGCGAATGTGGGACAAAACCGCAAGCATGGCCCAAAAAAAAGGACACTGAAACTTAAGTTCAATGTCCTACAATGTTGCTGATAGTGGTTATTGGCAAGCCTAGAAGACAGAGAGTGCTCCACTTCGAGGCAGACAATTTAAttgcttttttaatttggttggttaatttggcccaattaTTATGAAGTATCAGTTAAGCGAAAACTTTGTCGGGCAGGTATGCAAATATTCTTTATGGATATCATACAGAAAGGAAAAGaacatttggatttcagattttcataaagaatttttaaaaatataatttttttgaaaaatattatttataccttccaccataggatgggggtatactaatttcgtcattctgtttgcaacaccacgaaatatgcgtctgagaccccaccgattatttatatattcttgatcgtcatgtcgatctagccatgtttgtccgtctgtccgtccgtccgtctgtctgttgaaagcacgctaactttcgaaggagtaaagctaaccgcttgaaattttgcacaaatactttttattagtgtaggtcggttgggattgcaaatgcgccaaatcggttcatgttttgatatatgtgccttataaacagatcttgcgtcttgacttcttgagcctctagagggcgcaattctcgtccgatttgactgaaattttgcacgtggtgttttgatatcacttccaataacagcgctaagtatggttcaaatcggtccataacctgatatagctgccatataaaccgacctggggtcttgacttcttgagcctctagagggcgcatttaagtacgattcaaatcggttcataatatgatatagctgtcatattaaccgatttggctgaaattttgcacgacatgtttcgttacaatatccaacaactgtgtcaagtatggttgaaatcggtccataacctcatatagctgccatataaaccgatctggagtcttaacttcttgaggcactagagggcgcaattcttatccgattggaatgaaattttgcacgacgtgttttgttatgatgttcaaaaagtgtgtcaagtatggttgaaatcggtccataacctgatatagctgccatataaaccgatcttggatcttgacttcttgagcctctagagggcgcaattcgtttccgatttggcagaaaatttgcacgatgtatttcgctatgacttccaacgactgtgctaagaatggatcaaatcgatatataaactgatatagctgccatataaaccgatcttgggtcttgcgcaaacgtgttttgttatgatatcccacaactgtatagagtacggtttaaatcggtctataacctgaaaaggctgccatataaaccgatcttgcgtcttgatttcttgagcctctagagggcgcaattcttatccgatttggctgaaattttgcacgacgtgttttgttatgatatccaacaactgagtcaagtatggttcaaatcggtccataacctgatatagctgccatataaaccgatcttgggtcttgacttcttcagcctctagagggcgcaattcttatccgattggaatgaaattttgcacgacgtgttttgctatgacttccaacaactgtgccaagtatggttcaaatcggtctataacctgatatggctggcatataaaccgatcttgggtcttgacttcttgagcctctagagggcgcaattcttatccgattggaatgaaattttgcacgacgtgttttgctatgacttccaacaactgtatcaagtatggttcaaatcggtccataacctgatataactaccatataaaccgatctgggatcttgacttcttgagcctctagagggcgcaattattatcctgaaattttgtacgacgtatcctctcatgaccatcaacatacgtttttattatggtctgaatcggtctatagcctgatacagctcggatagaaatcaatctctctattttacttcttgagcccccaaattcttattcgaattggctgacattttacacaggtctccaacatacaatttaattgtgatccgaaccggaccatatcttgatatcgctctatagcagagcaaatcttttcttatatacttttttgcgtaaggaaagatgccgggaaaacaactcgacaaatgcgacccatggtggagggtatataagattcggcccttccgaacttagcacgcttttacttttttttttttgcattataaaaaaatattgtcgTTGAAAaacatatattattttaaattttaattcatttttaattttaattttcttttttcatgttttttatcaacaaataatttttcatcaaaattatatttttttaatttttttttttttttatcaaaaaaatttttttttatgatttttgttgTATCAGTACTAGGATCCCCTCGAGACTTATTTCGCTTTTCCTGTATCCCTATCTTTCAACTAGGagcaagaaaaaatttcattttaataccGTCCCCTtgtataaatattaaaattcccTGTGGTCATttgctgccatggaattgcacAGCCATTGTCCTTCGCAGGCTATTTTCGTGGGGGAATTGCTGTCTGGCCATGGACGGATACAAAGAATATTTACACAGTTCCTTGATTTGCAGGACGAAAGATGGAATAACATTGGGCATACATGCATATCGTTAACTATACTGATAGCCTTTTTTTCAATAATGAACTAAATCGTTGAAGAAAGTCTATAAAGAAAAGCCAGTATCTAAATCTTTAAGGGAGCTTAGTACTTGAATTTAGTACATATTACACTTTAGGGAAACTAAAGCTACGTTCAGATTAGTCAATTATTTAACCCAACTTGTTTATGTCAAATTCATACTGATAGCCTATTTTTGAATAATGAACTAAATCGTTGAAGAAAGTCTATAAAGAAAAGCCAGTACCTAAATCTTAAAGGGAGCTTAGTCCTTAAGTTTAGTAAATATTTCACTTTAGGGATATTAAAGCTACGTTCAGATTAGTCAATTATTTGACCCAACTTGTTTTTGTCAAATTCATACTGATAGCCTTTTTTAAATAATGAACTAAATCGTCGAAGAAAGTCTATGAAGAAAAGCCAATACCTAAATCTTTAAGGGAGCTTAGTACTTGAATTTAGTACATGTTGCACTTAAAGGAAACTAAAGCTACGTTCAGATTTGTCAATTATTTAACCCAACTTGTTTATGTCAAATTAATACTGATGGCCTTTTTTTCTTAACGAACTAAATCGTTGAAGAAAGTCTATGAAGAAAAACTATTTTCTAAATCTTAAAGGGAACTTTGTACTTGAGTTTAGTAAATATTTCACTTTAGGGATATTAAAGCTACGTTCAGATTAGTCTAATATTTGACCCAAtgaatttttatcgaatttggcATGTTTTGaccaaaaactttaaaacaagTTGGGTCAAATAGTTCAGTTATCTCAACGTTCCCTCTGCTTATAGGCCCTGCATACTGGAAGACATCTGGTacttaaaccaacttttgttgAACTTTGTTGAACTTTTTTCCAGTTGGTACTCCAACTTTTGTTGAACTTTTTTCCATTTCATGATTTATTCTTTTCTTGGTTTTGCGTGAACATTGTCCACTTGTTATTGCTCACCTTACCCTCTCTGTCACAGATATTTTTCGTGGAATTATGCAAAAAAACCAGGGAAATATTGTTGTGTGGGGGAAAAATGTTCAGAAAAAACTGATACTTACTGTAAAGTTTTATGGTTCCATCCATTTCGCCACGAGGATTTTTGGCGACGCACTTGTAGCTGCCATAATCACTTCTTTGTACATTTGTTATGTGTAAACGCATTGTTGCCTTATATGAAGGATTGCCGGGAATTGTTTCAGTTCTGGATCAGCACATGAAAAAAAAAGGGACGAGAgcataaaataaagaaattgttaaatataaaaatttttgtgtgcATTTCGTTtcctttatttaataaaaaaataagttcAGCTGCAAATAAGCCTTTGCATTGAGGGGTTGTGCatggtttttaataaattttaaataaagccTAAAAAGATCATCAAGTTGATATGGGGAAAATTAATGTGGTGGtgatttatggcccaaaaaacgCAAGGAATGAAACGGTCACAgttaatgaaaaacaagtaaaagcgtggtaagttcggtcggaccgaactttggataccctccaccatggatcgcatttgtcgagttcttttcccggcatctctacttaggcaaaaaaaggataacagatttgctctgctattaagatatggtccggttcggaccacaattaaattctatgttggagacctgtgtaaaatgtaagccaactcgaataaaaattgggccctttgggggatcaagaagtaaaatagagagacgaTAGTtttaatcgatttatatgggaactgtatcaggctatagaccgattcagaccataataaacacgaatgctgatggtcatgagaggatccgtcgtacaaaatttcaggcaaatcagataataattgcggcctctagaggcttaagaagtcccatataggtttatatggcagctatatctggttatgaaccgatttaaactattcttagcatagttgttgaaagttaaaacaaaacatgtcgtgcaaaatttcagctaaatcggataataactgtgccctctagaggctcaagaattcaagacccaagatcagtttatatggcagctatatcaggttattgaccgatttgaaccatatttagcgctagttgttggaagtcatagcaaaacatgccgtgcaaaatttcattccaattggataagaattgcgccctctagaggctcaagaaatcaagattcaagatcggtttatatggcagctatatcaggttattgaccgatttgaaccacacttgacacagttgttagatatcataacaaaacactttttgcaaaatttcagccaaatcggatgagaattgcgccctctagaggctcaagaagtcaaaatcccagatcggtttatatggcagctatatcaggttttgaaccaattaaaaccatatttggcacaactgttggaaggcataacaaaacactttttgcataatttcagccaaatcggataagaattgcgccccctattggctcaagaggtcaagatccaagatcggtttatatggcagctatatcaggttaagaaccatatttggcacaactattggaagtcgtaacaaaacactttttgcaaaaattcaaccaaatcggatgggaattgcgccctctagtggctcaagaagtcaagatccaagatcggtttatacgacagccatatcaggttatgaaccaattaaaaccatatttggcagaactgttggaagtcataacaaaacacctcatgctaaatttcagccaaatcggagaagaattgcgccctctagtggctcaagaagtcaagatccatgatctatttatatggcagctatatcaggttatagaccgatttgatccacacttagcacagttattggaaattataacaaaacacctcatgctaaatttcagccaaatcggatgggaattccaccctctagaggctctagaagtcaagatcccagatcggattatatgacagctatatcaggttatgtaccgattcacgccatacttagcacagttattggaaatgataacaaaacacctcatgcaatatttcagccaaatcggattggaattccgccctctagtggctcaagaagtcaagatccaagatctgattatatggcagctatgtcgaaacaatgaccgatatggcccatttacaatcccaaccaacctacactaataggaagtatttgtgcaaaatttcaagcggcgtgctttactccttcgaaagttagcgtgctttcgacagacggacggacggacacacggacggacggccatggctagatcgatttaaaatgtcactacgatcaagaacatatatactttatggggtcttagacgcatatttcaaggtgttacaaacagaatgacgaaattattatacccccatcctatagtggagggtataaaaaagcatatTCCAGCCGTTTCATGCTTAACCCTCTTCAGTTTCCTTGAACTACCAACTTCCATACATTTCTCCATTAACATTGTGGCATATAGAACTAACTCATCGCTCTAGCGATTAAATGGCCATACCAAAATAACAGGCACAGGCATTCATTGAATGTGTGTATCTTTCCTTTGGTGTCATTTAAGCTTTTGAAAGAGTTTAGATTACATTCTGTCTATGTGTCATTTGAAACTGACAAAAAACCAGTGATCTCTCATTGTTTGTGCATGGCCAAGGTTATCTAAGTCATAATCGTGCCCATCACATCCATCATCGGTGTATCCAGAATAACATCTTTATTACTGGCCATGTGACAATCATCATCTACATTATCATTATCGTTTTCATCATCGTCACATGGGTCTTTGTCCATTGACTTAGACAACATCATCATATTACGTATTCTCTCCTATTGTCCTATTGTTGTCCATAAGTAgaagtctttttttttgctgttcttTGAATTCAAACTGCATATACGATAATAGATTGAGCTTAGAGTGAAAACATATGAGGTTGTACTGGAAATCATTGAAGATTTATAATAATAAAGACAATATTTGTAAGAAAGACAAAGCTGCTAAGAAAATTTcgctaaatataaaatttttagcaaccattttctaaagacaacatttcttagaaatttcataaaaatttctataaaattttctaacacaacaaaattccaaaaaaaaaaaaaaatcagtaaagtttaaacttttttgaatttaaaatttctatgaaatgtcgCCACCCACAGGGGTGCTCTACAGATAGATGCAGTCTGGGAGGTGATGCCCCCTTGGATCCCCCAACCAAGGGTACATTGACCCTGGCGCGTACACTGGAATATGATTTTGATAATGGATTTGGTTTGATGCTACGTGCTGACAGCTGTGGTATTCAATTACCTGAGTAGGAAGGAGCGACATTCTTCacgaaattccattaaggaactgggacaaCCTTTTCacacatcattgagtgctgGCCTCCTTCCTccacccttcaccatagggtgggggtatactaatttcgtcattctttttgtaactccccgaaatactcgcctaagaccccacaaagtaaatttatttttgatcgtcaggacatttaaagtcgatacAGCtatgttcgaattctggcgagaccatccgaaaaaaaatttcagcggtggttttcccctccaacatttgtgaggtactatgtcatgtaaaaacttctaaccaaagaggtgtcgcactgcctcTGTtcaagtggaatgttcatggcaaaatttgccatTAAAGGCTATTGGCAAGCCACCAGACCCTAGCGTTAGGAAAGATGCGGCGTCTGAAGCTGTCGCAACCCTCCACAAAGGGAAACCTGTACGAGACGCGGGTTCTGGAGCTGTCGGCAATCTTTCGagcatttaaaatgaaaaagttgCGGCGTCCGGAGGTATCGGCTAACCTCCAGCCAATAGTGAAAGGAAAGATGCGGTATCTGTAGCTGTCGGCAAATTTCTAAGCACTGGAGATGAAAAAACGCGGCTTCTGGAGTTGTCGGCAAGCCGCCAGGccttagaaaaaacaaaaacgcggCATCTGGAACTATCGGCAAGCCTCCAGGCACTAGCGATAGGAGAGACGTGGCTTCTGGAGCTATCTGCAAGCCTCCAAGCATTTAAAATGGAAAAGTTGAGGATTCTGAAGCTATCGGCAAGCCTCCAGACACTATCGATGGAAAAGACGCGGCTTCTGGAGCTGTCAGCGAGTCTTCAAGTATTTAAAATGGGATAGTTGAGGCTTCTGGAGCTATCGGCAACCTTGGAGACCCTAG
The Stomoxys calcitrans chromosome 3, idStoCalc2.1, whole genome shotgun sequence genome window above contains:
- the LOC106085065 gene encoding neprilysin-3 — protein: MTLTNFWNCYRILTFVLHLITPAQLHPSKMFGTNKMPDPNEIQLKQILMSIDPNVQPCDDFYGYACNNWEEHHTDTQYKEITSLLDYQMNRQLLNIIESAYQYPLEAMNECQNFVEKTRIYYKACISEQERNLRKYFEYLKPAKGMEWPLLALIKAQQLGNMNSTPSHGEPKEYCSVFALLGKLQGYGLNNVLIRQEIHRTHNGSLQIVLDVPQPMEDEADLVPAAFMFLLMTLGMAQENAPKYAEKVAKSHAYWSELNQEYSPSENDETLQLTYAELSHYFPLLAEFLHNLLPTEIRHNDQIVISNVAYFQFITQVKEWNGIETRKFINYLMIRFLFHLVADTSGSFKKIDCIKDLRRKMDLSVNYLYYYHQPKLNHQQLEGLFQSLHYHYLEVLAENHLNLSAEQLAELQSKVSTISVNLGNLPPNHNIYEINDFYREVPPLDKHNYYKNHLLLLQHRFRKSLVYPNNQTFFIANDNRVGSTSAPIYIPRQHMVIVPQGLLQPPLYHPGYEPLLQWSMLGFLLAHEFTHAIDLTGVLIDNHGFLRPKYPSILDDPNLDKALDCTLRQMPTDTLDERIADLVGARVAMQAYMRIGNWSPSSKYTSIPWKKLFFLNLSQFFCGRKNTQFDDHDADDVRLQLIAMNSDNFAEAFQCPVGSKMNPKEKCRIY